From Maridesulfovibrio bastinii DSM 16055, the proteins below share one genomic window:
- a CDS encoding DUF927 domain-containing protein — MPYRYALFPSGEIRGFEETEAKQLEMIRRGATAFSGHSFSEPLRNGLMPKRIWGDLYLFMESDDPLNTPMMIELFRRYFIVPANYKVCPWKDGLSILAIKEKAFRGDIGSPARFEFEDEIERQFDCHTPTISLKDVESHSLKFIPTDVWSCMVNKGASLVDLPVTLLAREYLDKHAGFPGSKDYFRPKEWLFTRCGYVRRLMKPNSSREEWKNVLAALVDGSNGLKEHDYVLSVLGMNHLIGEISYGEINSERISRRRKFNCHDIDFLRGYCKRDCGVTTPYALPYLSFVAEDPECFVGNIDGGANNSKGFYLKYGNIKRAEKRIMDPIWVRSHYDGGVQIACYDKYGRYVDLKVSYVDIDSPKFFSLLLSRQVHVPQGKAERGVLRKYLLSQLPSRKEKIVYSISDYAGWQTDAEGVEQYVLPVDSMQGQVQKIKAKSQVLPTSQDLYNSPRIGRERFVPEAVLAALFSLAAPLLSKIGMEGVCLHFHGGTPENRKLIIHAVQTVWGERLFPVHYSLADAQEHIVAVKMHRNDSVLCVPEVQEHQVSGMRKFLRRYFLGWGESDPGINGVVISTGPAALGEEKERSKGRAGYMNKGRVLAIDIELGEWSGMGVELTEADGELLLSKLVDGSYKLLLREFKVDSIREELKRKHVSAVYGVLITVFEVVLRIAGCLPKEGRTLLASCDEELGSLLARHNFERIFFGRIAIKLNQLIKDAQENSESCAEYVIPCGRGCFAVTAARFDKLIPKDVSKAIFTAWLKNKKVLRASKGKVCREKHFPASSKTLRAYFVYFKSLQNLVGEDNTSQKSEAKQPSLEDLRNASFREKLEYLSR; from the coding sequence ATGCCATATCGGTATGCGCTGTTTCCATCAGGGGAAATTAGAGGTTTTGAGGAGACCGAAGCAAAGCAGTTGGAAATGATTCGGCGTGGAGCGACTGCTTTCAGTGGTCATTCATTCTCTGAGCCGTTGAGGAATGGCCTAATGCCGAAGAGAATTTGGGGCGATTTGTATTTGTTTATGGAAAGTGATGATCCGCTTAATACTCCTATGATGATAGAACTTTTCCGCAGATATTTTATTGTACCTGCTAACTACAAGGTGTGTCCGTGGAAAGATGGGCTTTCGATCCTTGCTATTAAAGAAAAGGCGTTTCGTGGGGATATTGGGTCTCCTGCAAGATTTGAATTTGAGGATGAAATAGAAAGGCAGTTTGATTGTCATACCCCTACGATTTCTTTGAAGGATGTTGAATCGCACTCTTTAAAGTTTATTCCTACTGATGTGTGGAGTTGTATGGTAAATAAAGGGGCGTCATTGGTAGATCTCCCCGTTACATTGTTAGCCCGTGAATACCTTGATAAACATGCCGGGTTTCCTGGAAGTAAAGATTATTTTCGTCCAAAGGAATGGCTATTCACGAGGTGCGGATATGTGCGACGTCTTATGAAACCAAATTCAAGCCGTGAGGAGTGGAAAAATGTTTTAGCCGCATTGGTTGACGGTTCAAATGGGCTGAAGGAGCATGATTATGTTTTATCTGTTTTAGGCATGAACCATTTAATTGGGGAAATAAGTTATGGTGAGATAAACAGTGAGCGGATTAGCAGACGAAGAAAATTTAATTGTCATGACATAGACTTCCTTCGTGGGTACTGCAAAAGGGATTGTGGAGTTACCACTCCTTACGCCTTACCTTATTTATCATTTGTGGCTGAAGATCCTGAATGTTTTGTCGGCAATATTGATGGTGGCGCAAACAACAGCAAAGGTTTTTATCTAAAATATGGGAATATCAAGAGGGCTGAGAAACGAATCATGGATCCAATTTGGGTCAGAAGTCATTATGACGGAGGGGTGCAAATTGCCTGTTATGATAAGTATGGGCGTTATGTTGATTTGAAGGTTTCGTATGTTGATATTGATTCCCCTAAATTTTTTTCGCTCTTGCTTTCTCGTCAAGTTCATGTCCCACAAGGCAAAGCTGAGCGAGGTGTGCTCCGCAAATATTTGCTTAGCCAGTTGCCTTCAAGGAAAGAAAAGATCGTCTATTCAATCTCCGACTATGCAGGTTGGCAAACAGATGCAGAGGGCGTTGAGCAGTACGTTTTGCCAGTCGATTCCATGCAGGGGCAAGTCCAGAAAATTAAGGCCAAATCCCAAGTATTACCAACTTCCCAAGATCTTTATAATTCACCTAGAATTGGCAGAGAAAGATTTGTTCCGGAAGCAGTGCTGGCTGCGTTATTTTCTCTTGCTGCTCCTTTGCTATCCAAAATAGGCATGGAAGGTGTTTGTCTGCATTTTCATGGGGGTACTCCAGAGAACCGGAAGCTTATTATACATGCCGTTCAGACTGTTTGGGGCGAGAGGTTATTCCCTGTCCATTACTCATTAGCTGATGCTCAGGAGCATATTGTTGCAGTTAAAATGCACAGGAATGATTCTGTGCTCTGTGTGCCGGAGGTGCAGGAACACCAGGTTTCCGGTATGCGTAAATTTTTACGCCGATACTTTCTGGGGTGGGGGGAGTCTGATCCTGGGATCAATGGAGTAGTGATTTCTACTGGGCCTGCCGCGCTGGGAGAAGAAAAGGAAAGAAGTAAAGGGCGTGCGGGGTATATGAACAAGGGCAGGGTGCTGGCGATTGATATCGAACTTGGCGAATGGAGCGGCATGGGTGTTGAGTTAACGGAGGCAGACGGTGAGTTATTGCTGAGCAAGTTGGTAGATGGGAGTTATAAGCTGCTCCTACGGGAATTTAAAGTTGATTCCATTAGGGAAGAGCTTAAGCGAAAGCATGTTAGTGCTGTCTATGGCGTTTTAATTACTGTGTTTGAGGTCGTGCTTCGGATTGCTGGGTGTCTTCCTAAAGAAGGACGCACTCTACTTGCTTCCTGCGATGAAGAATTAGGCTCCTTACTGGCCCGACATAATTTTGAGCGGATATTTTTTGGCCGGATTGCCATCAAGCTAAATCAGCTCATCAAAGACGCTCAAGAGAACTCGGAGTCATGTGCTGAGTATGTAATACCTTGTGGGCGAGGGTGCTTTGCTGTCACTGCGGCAAGGTTCGATAAGCTTATTCCCAAAGATGTCTCAAAGGCGATATTTACTGCATGGCTCAAGAATAAAAAGGTACTCCGCGCCTCCAAAGGTAAAGTCTGTAGAGAGAAACATTTTCCTGCTAGTTCGAAGACCCTCAGGGCATATTTTGTTTATTTCAAGTCGTTACAGAATCTAGTGGGAGAAGATAATACGAGTCAGAAATCTGAAGCTAAGCAGCCTTCCCTCGAGGATCTTAGGAATGCTTCTTTTCGTGAGAAACTGGAGTATTTAAGTCGGTAG
- a CDS encoding Fic family protein, which translates to MNTLNLDTLKSRLDAQRPLPPEVVKNLREDLALRWTYNSNAIEGNTLTLQETKVVLEGVTVGGKSIAEHLEATNHAHAINLVYALVEQGDPLDVRTIKEIHSLILKGIDDRNAGVFRTVNVTISGAEHVPPDFLNLQDEIDQFMDWYNGDGAELHVVERAARVHVDFVKIHPFADGNGRTSRLLMNLELMKGGFPPVVFQNSERLSYYEALEAACVKLDYGPFLEMTERLVLDSFKPYWFALGLDEDGQTKF; encoded by the coding sequence ATGAACACACTAAACCTCGACACCCTCAAATCCCGCCTAGACGCACAGAGACCGCTTCCACCCGAAGTGGTCAAGAACCTGCGTGAAGATCTGGCCCTGCGCTGGACCTACAACTCCAACGCTATTGAAGGGAACACGCTTACGCTTCAGGAAACCAAGGTCGTGCTTGAAGGCGTGACCGTTGGCGGCAAGTCTATTGCCGAACACCTTGAGGCGACAAACCATGCCCATGCTATCAACCTTGTCTATGCTTTGGTGGAGCAGGGTGATCCTTTAGATGTGCGCACGATCAAGGAAATTCATAGCCTTATCCTGAAGGGTATTGATGATCGGAATGCCGGGGTGTTCCGCACTGTGAACGTGACTATTTCCGGTGCTGAGCATGTGCCACCGGATTTTCTGAATTTGCAGGATGAAATTGACCAGTTTATGGATTGGTACAACGGTGACGGAGCTGAGCTGCATGTCGTTGAACGCGCTGCTCGTGTCCATGTGGATTTCGTAAAGATCCATCCCTTTGCTGATGGTAATGGCCGAACTTCTAGGTTGCTGATGAACCTCGAATTGATGAAGGGGGGATTCCCGCCGGTTGTATTTCAGAATTCTGAGCGGTTGTCCTATTATGAAGCTTTAGAAGCTGCTTGCGTGAAGCTCGACTATGGTCCGTTCTTGGAAATGACCGAGAGGCTTGTGCTGGATAGCTTCAAGCCGTACTGGTTCGCATTGGGCTTGGATGAGGACGGACAGACCAAGTTTTAA
- a CDS encoding tyrosine-type recombinase/integrase, whose translation MAKTTWSKTKFPGVRYREHETRKHGIQPDKYYTITYKHNGKTKTEAVGWASNGVKPQDAANLLGELKSNHAQGKFPQTLKQKKEMAEAQLKEERLLEEARHRAEISFDEIWKRFYEPQAKTNKSEKSWKREESLYRLWISPAIGKIPFVAVSPTDLEQIKQSMSQKDRSPRSIQYALATVRQVYNIAKNLDIFSGDNPVQKTKIPKTDNRRIRFLSEDEASQLLDELRTYESNIHLIALVSLYCGLRAGEILNLEWRDIDFDNDMILIRESKSGLARHAFMTKQVKRELEGLRKSSPKSAQIVFGGKDGNRRYEIPRAFSKSVTKLKFNEDHSDRRQKVVFHTLRHTFASWLVQRGTPLYTVAKLMGHSTLAMTERYAHLAPDNLKAAVAVLDD comes from the coding sequence ATGGCTAAGACGACTTGGAGTAAGACCAAATTCCCCGGTGTCCGCTACCGGGAACATGAGACCCGCAAGCACGGTATCCAGCCTGACAAATATTACACCATTACCTACAAGCATAACGGCAAGACCAAGACTGAAGCTGTGGGCTGGGCCAGTAACGGAGTCAAGCCCCAAGACGCTGCCAACCTCCTCGGTGAGTTGAAATCCAATCACGCCCAAGGCAAATTCCCCCAGACTCTGAAACAGAAGAAGGAGATGGCCGAGGCCCAGCTCAAAGAAGAAAGACTACTCGAAGAGGCAAGGCACCGCGCTGAAATCAGCTTTGATGAGATCTGGAAGAGATTCTATGAACCGCAGGCCAAGACAAACAAATCAGAGAAGTCATGGAAGCGTGAGGAGAGCCTGTATAGGCTATGGATATCGCCAGCCATAGGCAAGATTCCATTTGTTGCAGTATCCCCTACCGACCTGGAGCAGATCAAACAGTCCATGAGTCAGAAGGACCGCAGCCCTCGCTCAATTCAATACGCACTGGCTACTGTGCGTCAGGTCTACAACATTGCCAAGAATCTGGATATTTTCAGTGGAGACAATCCGGTTCAAAAGACCAAGATTCCCAAGACTGACAACCGGCGCATACGGTTTCTGTCGGAAGATGAAGCCAGCCAACTACTGGATGAGTTGAGGACCTACGAGAGCAATATCCACTTAATCGCGCTTGTCTCGCTCTATTGCGGCCTTCGTGCCGGTGAGATTCTCAATCTTGAATGGCGGGATATAGACTTCGACAACGACATGATCCTCATCCGCGAATCTAAAAGTGGACTGGCACGGCATGCGTTTATGACCAAGCAGGTAAAGAGAGAACTGGAAGGATTACGGAAAAGTTCCCCGAAGTCAGCTCAAATCGTATTTGGTGGTAAGGATGGCAACCGCCGCTATGAAATCCCCAGAGCGTTCAGTAAATCGGTCACAAAGCTAAAATTCAATGAGGACCACTCTGACCGCAGACAGAAAGTGGTGTTCCATACCCTGCGCCATACCTTCGCAAGCTGGCTGGTTCAGCGTGGAACTCCGCTCTACACCGTGGCAAAACTCATGGGGCACTCGACCCTCGCCATGACTGAAAGATACGCCCACTTGGCCCCAGACAACCTGAAAGCAGCAGTAGCGGTGCTGGACGATTAA
- a CDS encoding lectin like domain-containing protein, which produces MRFISLLIALITLFPISSYAIDLVPLNPAFVKWRQQQIIKQDKASSKIPPLRAEPSPINNSHLKNTSIVPKQKSKEVQPTEHYFDLREKGYVSPIRDQNPYGTCWAFAVISSMESSALKHGINPADFSEKHLAYFTYTAIDQKRVAFDIGYQWDSIYDLGGNYNKAFAMISRGTGAVSESVEPYSNMGTPPSAEAKNVSSIKSMIYAPGGDSVVANIKYLIKNYGAVDVAIDYESSFFNSYTNAFFDETSTDTNHAVTIIGWDDSYSKYNFNTTPQNNGAWIVRNSWGTWWGDNGYFYISYEDAAIRDRGGNVFIAEQSKDNEFQYLYDYLGKTAYTYSDHTTPLFISNIFTAEKDHFLKKALIFDVEPENKYTIYIYKNVTDNKPMSGSLAYKSNIFSFTASGVYTVDLSKTVPVKKGEKFSIVLKTVSETKPNYYALEYPIQGYATQMTASAGQSFYSTDGTNWTDISKVYTNTNICLRVIAVPATHSMAPINSLLLN; this is translated from the coding sequence ATGCGGTTTATCTCTTTGCTGATTGCACTAATTACACTTTTTCCAATATCATCTTACGCTATTGATCTTGTTCCACTTAATCCTGCCTTTGTTAAATGGCGTCAACAGCAGATAATCAAACAGGACAAAGCATCTTCAAAAATCCCTCCATTAAGAGCAGAACCATCTCCGATAAATAATAGCCATTTAAAAAACACCTCTATAGTTCCAAAGCAAAAATCAAAAGAAGTTCAACCGACTGAACATTATTTTGACCTGAGGGAAAAAGGATACGTTTCCCCCATTAGAGATCAAAATCCTTATGGGACATGCTGGGCTTTCGCTGTCATTAGCAGTATGGAATCGTCAGCACTTAAACATGGAATTAACCCTGCTGATTTTTCAGAAAAGCATCTTGCCTATTTTACATATACTGCTATCGACCAAAAACGTGTTGCTTTCGACATAGGCTATCAATGGGATTCGATTTATGATCTCGGGGGAAATTATAACAAAGCTTTTGCAATGATAAGCCGTGGAACTGGAGCTGTAAGTGAAAGTGTAGAACCTTATAGCAATATGGGCACTCCCCCTTCAGCTGAAGCAAAAAATGTTTCTAGCATTAAATCTATGATTTATGCACCAGGTGGAGACTCAGTTGTTGCAAACATCAAATATCTAATTAAAAATTATGGAGCTGTTGATGTTGCTATAGACTATGAAAGTTCATTCTTTAACAGCTATACAAATGCTTTTTTCGACGAAACAAGTACTGATACGAATCATGCAGTTACAATTATCGGCTGGGATGATTCATATTCAAAATACAATTTTAACACTACACCACAAAACAATGGGGCATGGATAGTTCGCAACTCATGGGGAACATGGTGGGGAGATAACGGATATTTTTACATCTCCTATGAAGATGCGGCTATACGTGACAGAGGAGGTAATGTTTTCATTGCAGAACAATCTAAAGACAATGAATTTCAATACCTTTATGATTACTTAGGTAAAACAGCATACACGTATTCAGATCATACTACTCCGTTATTTATTTCAAATATTTTTACGGCAGAAAAAGATCATTTCCTTAAAAAGGCTCTCATTTTTGACGTTGAACCTGAAAATAAATATACAATTTATATCTACAAAAATGTTACAGATAATAAACCTATGTCCGGCTCTTTAGCATATAAATCTAATATTTTTAGTTTTACTGCATCTGGAGTATATACCGTAGACCTATCTAAAACTGTTCCAGTTAAGAAAGGAGAAAAATTCTCAATTGTTCTAAAAACAGTTTCTGAGACAAAACCCAATTATTACGCCCTAGAGTACCCTATTCAGGGTTATGCTACTCAAATGACAGCTTCTGCAGGTCAAAGTTTTTACAGCACAGATGGTACTAACTGGACTGATATCAGTAAAGTTTACACCAACACCAATATCTGCCTCAGAGTTATAGCTGTTCCTGCAACCCACTCAATGGCTCCAATTAACAGCCTGCTGCTAAACTAA
- a CDS encoding lectin like domain-containing protein produces MRFISLFIALIMLFPMSAYAAELLPLNPDFVKWQQQQDAQQKNSSTTAVNKKYSSIPPLTARPSPINREYLKNISIVPAKTTKAIEPSETYFDLRDSGYVSPIRDQNPYGDCWAFAAMGSMESSALRHGMNPADFSEKHLAYFTYTDIDQNRIGYDKASQETSIYDLGGNEDQAFAMISRGTGAVSEADEPYTNMDTPPSADAKNVSALDAVIQAPGGDSVVANIKYLLKNYGAVDVSIYYDDSYFNEENYSFYNKVNTNTNHAVTIVGWDDSYSKYNFNTTPENNGAWIVRNSWGTWWGGNGYFYVSYEEAAICEDGGVAFIARKADSKEFIYMYDYLGQTIEMATGNNSPLFTANIFTAVKNQNLKKAVLFALTPENSYTIYIYKDVTDNNPSSGTLTYQSDTLNFEAPGVYTLDLAKNIPVEKGEKFSIVLKTESETKPNYCALESPINNYTSKATAAKGQSFYRTTGTTWGDITNMYDNTNICLRVIAVPATHSMAPINSLLLN; encoded by the coding sequence ATGCGGTTTATTTCATTGTTTATTGCTTTGATAATGCTTTTCCCTATGTCAGCTTACGCAGCTGAACTTCTTCCACTTAATCCAGACTTTGTAAAATGGCAGCAACAACAGGATGCACAACAAAAAAATTCTTCTACCACTGCTGTAAATAAAAAATATTCAAGCATCCCTCCTCTCACGGCACGTCCCTCACCGATTAATCGTGAATACTTAAAGAACATATCCATAGTTCCTGCTAAAACAACAAAAGCAATTGAACCATCAGAAACATATTTTGATTTGAGGGATAGTGGATATGTCTCCCCCATAAGAGACCAGAACCCCTATGGGGACTGCTGGGCTTTTGCGGCTATGGGAAGCATGGAATCTTCAGCATTGCGTCACGGAATGAATCCTGCTGATTTTTCAGAGAAACATCTCGCATATTTTACTTACACTGATATTGATCAGAACCGCATTGGATATGACAAAGCATCCCAAGAAACGTCCATATACGATCTAGGTGGAAATGAAGATCAGGCATTTGCTATGATAAGTCGTGGGACCGGAGCTGTAAGTGAAGCTGATGAGCCATATACAAACATGGATACTCCACCTTCTGCTGACGCGAAAAATGTTTCAGCTCTGGATGCAGTAATACAGGCCCCCGGCGGAGACTCTGTTGTTGCAAACATCAAATACCTTTTGAAAAATTATGGAGCTGTTGACGTTTCAATATATTACGACGATTCCTACTTTAATGAAGAAAATTACTCCTTCTATAATAAAGTAAACACCAATACAAATCATGCGGTTACAATTGTTGGCTGGGATGATTCATATTCAAAATACAACTTTAATACTACGCCTGAAAACAATGGGGCATGGATAGTTCGCAACTCATGGGGAACGTGGTGGGGAGGTAATGGATATTTTTACGTTTCTTATGAGGAAGCTGCCATATGTGAAGACGGCGGTGTGGCTTTTATTGCACGAAAGGCTGACAGCAAAGAATTCATATACATGTATGATTATCTGGGGCAAACAATAGAAATGGCCACAGGGAACAATTCACCGCTGTTCACCGCAAACATCTTTACAGCGGTAAAAAATCAGAATCTAAAAAAAGCTGTCCTTTTCGCCCTTACGCCTGAAAATAGTTACACTATCTATATCTATAAGGATGTCACAGACAATAATCCATCGTCCGGCACTCTGACTTATCAGTCGGATACTTTAAATTTTGAAGCACCCGGAGTTTATACCCTCGACCTTGCTAAAAATATTCCAGTAGAAAAGGGTGAAAAATTCTCAATTGTCCTTAAAACCGAGTCTGAAACAAAGCCAAACTATTGTGCATTAGAATCCCCTATTAACAATTACACTTCAAAAGCAACAGCTGCTAAAGGCCAAAGCTTTTACAGAACAACTGGGACCACTTGGGGAGATATAACTAATATGTATGACAACACCAACATCTGCCTGAGGGTTATTGCTGTTCCTGCAACCCACTCAATGGCTCCAATTAACAGTTTGCTGCTAAACTAA
- the ercA gene encoding alcohol dehydrogenase-like regulatory protein ErcA, producing MKQGLFMKEVLALRKLVVPEVVFGVDAALLAGQYAENLGVKKSLVVTDSGVEKCGWVSLVKESLENSGVESVIFNRVSSNPRDYEVMEGEEFYRESGCDSIVAIGGGSSMDCAKGIGIVSTNGAHIRDFEGVDMVRRPGPPLICIPTTAGSSADVSQFAIISDTVRKVKISIVSKATVPDVALVDPKLTLTMDANLTASTGMDALTHAFEAYVSNANSAVTDLFALDAISMINSSLPEVIRDPENLEKRGRVMLGSMEAGFAFSNAILGAVHALAHSLGGFLDLPHGECNAILLPYVVRKNFDYAADRYRVIAENMGLDTSGHADGYVCDLLVDHIEKLKHEVGLVRTLKDFGMTADKMDFVTENALNDACMVTNPVNLTIEDVVKIYEAAL from the coding sequence ATGAAGCAGGGATTATTCATGAAAGAAGTTCTAGCCCTAAGAAAACTGGTTGTTCCTGAAGTAGTTTTCGGAGTTGATGCAGCGCTGCTTGCCGGGCAGTATGCTGAAAATCTGGGAGTTAAGAAATCTCTGGTTGTTACTGACAGTGGAGTGGAAAAATGCGGCTGGGTTTCTCTGGTTAAGGAGAGTCTGGAAAATTCAGGCGTTGAAAGTGTTATTTTCAACAGAGTTTCCTCGAATCCAAGAGATTATGAAGTTATGGAAGGGGAAGAATTTTACCGTGAGAGCGGGTGCGATTCCATTGTTGCCATAGGTGGTGGAAGCTCTATGGATTGTGCTAAAGGCATCGGCATAGTTTCTACAAATGGAGCACATATAAGAGATTTTGAAGGTGTGGATATGGTCCGCAGGCCGGGGCCGCCTTTAATCTGCATTCCTACCACGGCCGGAAGTTCTGCCGATGTTTCACAGTTTGCCATAATTTCTGATACAGTAAGAAAAGTAAAAATCAGTATAGTCAGTAAGGCTACAGTGCCCGATGTTGCACTAGTTGACCCTAAGCTTACCTTGACTATGGATGCAAATCTGACGGCATCCACTGGTATGGATGCGCTTACACATGCTTTTGAAGCGTATGTTTCCAATGCCAATTCAGCTGTTACCGATTTATTCGCTCTTGATGCCATTTCAATGATAAATTCGAGTCTTCCTGAAGTGATACGTGATCCTGAAAATCTAGAAAAACGTGGACGAGTTATGCTTGGAAGCATGGAAGCCGGATTTGCTTTTTCCAACGCAATTCTTGGAGCAGTGCATGCCCTTGCCCATAGTCTGGGCGGATTTCTTGATCTGCCGCATGGGGAATGCAACGCAATTCTTCTGCCTTACGTTGTAAGAAAGAATTTTGATTATGCCGCGGACCGTTACAGGGTTATTGCTGAAAATATGGGGCTTGATACCTCTGGACATGCAGACGGTTATGTCTGTGATCTTTTAGTGGATCATATAGAAAAATTAAAGCACGAAGTAGGGTTGGTAAGAACTTTGAAGGACTTCGGCATGACAGCTGATAAAATGGATTTTGTTACAGAGAATGCTTTAAACGATGCCTGTATGGTCACAAATCCGGTTAATCTGACTATTGAAGATGTGGTGAAAATATATGAAGCGGCGCTCTAA
- a CDS encoding PAS domain-containing sensor histidine kinase — MKRRSNDDSREAVRSKLIGLGELSMRKSYFPELKNRINELEKFRALIEQARDILFIIDAASGSFVDVNNAAIRKVGYDREKLSSLTVHDILPKKNCVLLDLISGNKKISDEFEDNGFFQTELMLKNGVSIPVEMTVREHSFGESNYFVVVARDIAKRLKAEKDLKRTRNYLGNVIDSIQSVLVGIDCEMRINLWNSYAEHQTGIRFEDAEGCFLVEILPELKQFEDLITRTVKENYSGEKEIFKYSRNGEVFSYEMVVYPFTGEEGSGAVIRIDDITSRIQMEEVMMQTEKMMTVGGLAAGMAHEINNPLSGILQSSQNILRRFSVDMKANHIIAEECGTDIEKIFEYCNRRGIITKISSIRDMGKRAAKIVSNMLQFSRGSTETELVENITEIVETALELSFSDYDLLNKYGVSGLEIIRNFSDEIPAIYCNPSEMEQVVINLIKNSAQAMKNGVTGERPLINISISAEDSFVKFAISDNGPGMDEDVRKKAIEPFYTTKKAGEGTGLGLFVSYFIVTQKMNGTFSIYSVPDEGTRIEILLPAA, encoded by the coding sequence ATGAAGCGGCGCTCTAATGATGACTCTCGTGAGGCTGTTCGTAGCAAGCTTATCGGGCTTGGCGAACTTTCGATGCGTAAGAGTTATTTTCCTGAGTTAAAAAATAGAATTAATGAATTGGAGAAATTCAGGGCTCTTATAGAGCAGGCCCGTGACATTTTATTTATTATAGATGCCGCTTCAGGCAGTTTTGTTGATGTGAATAATGCGGCAATCCGCAAAGTCGGTTATGACAGGGAAAAGCTTTCTTCTCTGACGGTCCACGATATTCTACCTAAAAAAAATTGCGTCTTACTTGATCTTATTTCCGGCAATAAAAAAATTTCTGATGAATTTGAGGATAATGGTTTTTTTCAAACTGAACTCATGCTTAAAAATGGAGTTAGTATTCCTGTTGAGATGACCGTAAGGGAGCATTCTTTCGGCGAAAGTAATTATTTTGTGGTCGTTGCCCGAGACATTGCCAAACGCTTAAAAGCTGAAAAAGATTTGAAGAGGACCCGTAATTATCTGGGTAATGTTATCGATTCTATTCAGTCCGTACTGGTGGGCATAGATTGCGAAATGCGGATAAATCTTTGGAATTCTTATGCGGAACATCAAACAGGAATTCGTTTTGAGGATGCCGAAGGTTGTTTTCTTGTAGAAATACTTCCCGAATTAAAACAGTTCGAAGATCTGATCACCCGTACTGTTAAAGAAAATTACAGTGGTGAAAAAGAAATTTTTAAATATTCCCGAAACGGTGAAGTATTCTCTTATGAAATGGTTGTTTATCCCTTCACAGGAGAAGAGGGGAGCGGGGCTGTTATCAGGATTGACGACATCACCTCCAGAATCCAGATGGAAGAAGTGATGATGCAGACTGAAAAAATGATGACAGTCGGTGGACTCGCCGCAGGTATGGCTCATGAAATAAATAATCCTCTAAGTGGAATTTTGCAGAGCAGTCAGAATATTTTGAGAAGATTCTCAGTGGATATGAAGGCCAATCATATCATTGCGGAAGAGTGCGGGACTGACATTGAGAAAATTTTTGAATACTGCAACCGTCGTGGAATAATTACCAAAATTTCTTCAATACGCGATATGGGAAAAAGGGCGGCAAAAATTGTTTCTAACATGCTGCAATTCAGCCGTGGATCAACAGAAACAGAACTTGTTGAAAATATAACAGAAATAGTTGAAACAGCCCTGGAACTTTCATTTAGTGATTATGATCTTCTCAATAAATACGGTGTCAGTGGTCTTGAGATAATTAGAAATTTTAGTGATGAGATTCCGGCGATATATTGCAATCCGTCTGAAATGGAGCAGGTTGTAATAAATCTTATAAAAAATTCAGCTCAGGCCATGAAGAACGGGGTAACCGGAGAACGGCCTCTGATAAATATTTCAATTTCAGCTGAGGATTCATTCGTAAAATTCGCAATAAGCGATAATGGGCCGGGGATGGATGAAGATGTCCGTAAAAAGGCTATAGAACCTTTTTATACAACTAAAAAGGCCGGTGAAGGCACCGGCCTTGGGTTATTTGTATCATATTTTATAGTTACTCAAAAAATGAATGGAACTTTTTCCATATATTCCGTTCCTGATGAAGGGACCAGAATTGAAATTCTACTCCCTGCTGCTTAG
- a CDS encoding OmpH family outer membrane protein, whose translation MIKMIIRTAAVVAMIAMLAACQQTSQSGQKIAFVSANKVFQECQAGKAGVAYLKSFGEKFQSEFKEMQAEMAQNKTEENTAKFQKAITEYRTKMSAEQNRIIGLINDAFSKAVDTYRDENGIDAVLSVESAVSYDSKVDISSDIVSAMDKMNIKLIPEETNSTKAPEAAAEKK comes from the coding sequence ATGATTAAGATGATCATCAGGACGGCAGCCGTTGTAGCTATGATAGCTATGCTTGCAGCATGCCAGCAGACATCGCAGTCCGGACAGAAAATAGCATTCGTAAGTGCTAACAAGGTATTCCAGGAATGCCAGGCAGGAAAAGCCGGTGTAGCCTACCTGAAATCATTCGGTGAAAAATTTCAGTCTGAATTCAAAGAAATGCAGGCTGAAATGGCCCAGAACAAAACCGAAGAAAACACTGCAAAATTCCAGAAAGCTATAACTGAATACAGAACAAAAATGAGTGCCGAACAGAACCGCATAATAGGTCTCATTAATGATGCATTCAGCAAAGCTGTCGATACCTACCGTGATGAAAACGGTATAGATGCAGTTCTTTCTGTAGAATCAGCTGTCAGCTACGATTCTAAAGTGGACATCAGCTCTGATATCGTATCCGCAATGGATAAAATGAATATCAAGTTGATTCCTGAAGAGACTAATTCTACAAAAGCTCCTGAAGCTGCTGCTGAAAAGAAATAA